CCTTCCTTGCTCTGTCAACCGATGCTTGCATCCGGTCTGATAACGAGTCTAAAGGGGAGTATAAATGAGATATCGATATCAAGTTCTTTCGGCAATGCCGAATTGACTCCTACAGGTGTTGTCGCTGACCAGACAGTAGCGATGGCGGAGGGGAGTAATGACAGCAATCATGATATCAGCCACACATTAAATAGTTCAAATAGCCGGTTTATGCCGGAGATGCCGTTTATCGTGAACGAGAAGATGGCATCTGAAAAATTCATAAATAGAATGGCACTGTCGGCAGTGACTGCCGATAATGTCGGGTTGTTCGATGGCCGTAACGCGAGGCAGTCTGGCATCGCCCCCTTGTCAGCCCCCATGCCGGAACCAGCGGCTCAGAGTCAGGCTCCGCTATTGATTGATAGCGGCCTCACCTGGCAGTATCCGGTCAGCAAGTCAGCCGAACCGCTGCCGGCGCGATTGAAATCGCTTGAGCGCGACCTGAAAGAGATAAAAGTTATCTCATTCACCGGAGAAACGCCTGAGCCGGAAGAATTAGATACTGATAAAGCGACACTGAGGTCATTCCCCCTGGACGACCGGCTGAGATTTGCGGGGCTGAAATCATCCCCGTTATCAGCGGAAAATTCCGTTGCGAAAAGTGCCAATCAGAATGTCGGCAAAATAGAGAGGGCATTCGGCTCCAAGGAAAATCTGGAGAGTATTCCCCAGACGCAGGCGTCCGACAAAGAAGAAATCTCAAACAAAATTGCTTCGGAAACTGACATTAATGCCGATGCGGCAGAACCGGTTTTGCAGAACGGGAAGATGATAGAGGGGAAAGAGGTCGCATCTGACGGCCGGATAAACCATCGGTTGCAGCAAACAGAAAAGCTGGATATTCAATCGGTTCGGTTCACAGCCCCCTTAGAATCGGACATCCGGGAGTTGAAATCAGGGCGGACGGTCATCATTAAGATGGAACCGGAGCATTTGGGTCCGGTTCGTTTAACTCTTTCCACCAGCGGCGACAGTCTGCATGGAAGAATGACGGTGCAGTCTATGGAAGCCCGGACGGCGGTAGAGGGGAACCTGAATGAACTCCAAGAGCAGCTGTCGCGCCAGGGAATCAAGCTGGATTCCTTCCAGATATCGCTGGCAGGCGGTCAGGTGGGGCAGCGAGCCTTCGGTGGCCGACGTTCCCCGACCGAATCTGGCGGTATGTCTCGCAACAACAGCCGAGATTTATCCAATCCTATATCGGGATTGATTGAAAAAACTCTCAGTCAGCGACTTTATATCAGCGCCACCGGCGTGAACTGGGTGGCATAGGAGAAAATATGGGTGTAGTATCCTCCATTAACGGCGGCGCCAATCAGCAGAATATGTTTCAGGCAACCAACGTACTTGGTAAAGATGATTTCCTGAAATTGCTGATAACCAAGTTGACCAACCAGGACCCGCTGAATCCGATGGATGATGAGTCCTTTATAGCGGAACTGGCGCAGTTTTCATCCCTGGAGCAGATGAGCAATATTAATGAATCGCTCTCCTCGGCATTGCAGTGGGATTACCTCCAGATGCAGACTATCAACAATACTATGGCGACATCGCTCATCGGTCGCAGTGTCACCGCCAATTACAGCGGCGTTTATCTCGACCAGCAAAATCAGCCGGCGATAAATTTCACGATCGACCGCCCTGCCGCTAAAGCAACCGTCAAGATACTGGATGCGGATGGTAAAGTGGTTCGGACGCTCACGGAAGTTGACCTGCCGGCCGGGGTCAATTCCCTTAAATGGGACGGCAAAGACTCTGCCGGCAACCGCGCCGAATCGGGCTATTACACCATTGAAGTTACGGCTGAGGATGCTTCCGGCAACACCATTACCCCCTCCACCTTTGTTTCCGGAACGGTGCAAGGGGTGGTATATCACGATGGCTCCGCTTTCCTGAAAGTAAACGGGCTGGAGATTGCGTTAGCCGATGTCAGCGCCATCGATATGGGTGACAATTGAGGAAGGATTGCGATGAGGATAGAAAATTTCAACCATAATGTAAATCTTCTGGAAATTGCCAGTCGGGGCAGCGCCGCCGAGAAAAACGGCGGGCCGCGCCCGGAGAAGAACAGAACCGATAATTTTTCGCGGGAACTTGCCAACGCCTGCCGGATTAATTTCTCCCGGCATGCCCGGGAGCGGCTTTTCTCCCGCGGAATTGAGCTTTCTGATTCCAAATTGACACAGATTGCTCAGGCAATTGATAAAGCCGAGACTAAAGGGTCGCGCGAGACTTTGATTCTTGACGACAACTCCGCCTATGTTGTCTCTGTTCCGACCCGGACGGTGGTAACCGCTTTTGGTAAAGAGCATCTGCGGGAAGGAGTGGTAACATCCATCGATTCCGCGATTGTTTTGTGATATGAATAAAATTTGCAACACAATAAACCAAACGAAGGGCTGGTCCCCGTATCGAGACGGGGAAGCCTTACCGTTGCGTAAGGAGGAAATGCCGTTATGATGGCATCACTATTCGCCGGGGTTTCGGGACTTCGAAACCATCAGGTAAAAATGAATGTAATCGGCGACAACATCGCCAATGTCAACACCATCGGTTTCAAAACCGGTCGGGTGACTTTCAAGGAAGCGCTGGTGCAGACCTACAAGGGCGCCGGGCGCCCTTCCACTCTCTCAGGCGGAACCAATCCGATTCAGCTGGGACTGGGCGTTTCGGTGGCATCCATCGATAACCTCTTCCAGCAGGGCGGCCTGGAGACCACCGGACAGATAACTGACCTGGCATTGCAGGGAGCAGGGTTCTTTGTTCTCTCCGATAACACGGGACGATACTACAGCCGTGCCGGTTCTTTTGGATTTGACGCCAACTCCAATCTGGTGGACCCGTCAACCGGACTTTTTGTCCAGGGACGGATGGCCGACCAGAATGGGGTGATAAGAACGACGGCGACAGTCGGCAACATAA
The genomic region above belongs to Candidatus Zixiibacteriota bacterium and contains:
- a CDS encoding flagellar hook-length control protein FliK codes for the protein PSLLCQPMLASGLITSLKGSINEISISSSFGNAELTPTGVVADQTVAMAEGSNDSNHDISHTLNSSNSRFMPEMPFIVNEKMASEKFINRMALSAVTADNVGLFDGRNARQSGIAPLSAPMPEPAAQSQAPLLIDSGLTWQYPVSKSAEPLPARLKSLERDLKEIKVISFTGETPEPEELDTDKATLRSFPLDDRLRFAGLKSSPLSAENSVAKSANQNVGKIERAFGSKENLESIPQTQASDKEEISNKIASETDINADAAEPVLQNGKMIEGKEVASDGRINHRLQQTEKLDIQSVRFTAPLESDIRELKSGRTVIIKMEPEHLGPVRLTLSTSGDSLHGRMTVQSMEARTAVEGNLNELQEQLSRQGIKLDSFQISLAGGQVGQRAFGGRRSPTESGGMSRNNSRDLSNPISGLIEKTLSQRLYISATGVNWVA
- a CDS encoding flagellar hook capping FlgD N-terminal domain-containing protein; protein product: MGVVSSINGGANQQNMFQATNVLGKDDFLKLLITKLTNQDPLNPMDDESFIAELAQFSSLEQMSNINESLSSALQWDYLQMQTINNTMATSLIGRSVTANYSGVYLDQQNQPAINFTIDRPAAKATVKILDADGKVVRTLTEVDLPAGVNSLKWDGKDSAGNRAESGYYTIEVTAEDASGNTITPSTFVSGTVQGVVYHDGSAFLKVNGLEIALADVSAIDMGDN
- a CDS encoding TIGR02530 family flagellar biosynthesis protein, translating into MRIENFNHNVNLLEIASRGSAAEKNGGPRPEKNRTDNFSRELANACRINFSRHARERLFSRGIELSDSKLTQIAQAIDKAETKGSRETLILDDNSAYVVSVPTRTVVTAFGKEHLREGVVTSIDSAIVL